GCAAGGTATTCCGATTCACCAATTGTGCTTGGTTTGTCACCAGAAAAGGCTAAAATGGCCCCGAAAGGTGAGTATCCATATTATTTCCATAGTCCCAGTCCGCTAACAAGCAATCTAAAGTCATTCAGGCTAATGGCACTGTGAGCCCATGACCCCCCACGACAGCGGCTATACCTGGGATGGCTGATAACCATAATTTGTAGTTCATGCCCGGTACACAAGCTCGCGCTTACTGGGGTAGAGCCCGTCTTGCTGCCTGCAAAGCTCTGCTAGAACGCACGAGACAGCTCATAGACACTAATGGCATCCTACGCAAACCCAGCATCACTGGTGTCCAAGCGCTGACGCTGTACATGCAACTCATAAATATGACAGATGACGCAGTAGATGGACCAGCGCAATACATGGAGGGTTCGTCGCCATGGATCATTATGAAGCGTACACTAACTTGTACCCAGGGCTCATGATACATAGAACAATCACGCAACAGATGCAGATTCTTGGTCTTATGTGGGATTCGGACCAGCCTATTGTCACAGACAGCGATGAGTTACCAATGTCTCTAACTCAGCTCAGGATGAAACAAAGGCAAGTAGCGCATCATTTATGTGTCCGTTGTGAACATTGTATGATTAATCAGCCGGCATATCAGGCGTCTATTCTGGGCTCATCTTGTTGGAGACGCTTTCTGGGCAGCCGCATCGGGCAACGAACCAACCGTGTAAGCTTTTTGCTCGCTGGGTCAATCATATGTAATAACAATCGTAGACCCAAGGCAGACATGGACGCCGCCGGAAACTGGCTACGCAGCGTCACAGATCTCTTATCAAAAAACTCTTTCAAGGCGCTCTCTTTCTATCTTACGTTGGTCCCTTTATATCATGCTTTCACTTAACATGCCTTCCCTGACACACCCATCTCCAGGTGTTACTATCGCGTTACCCTCATTGGAAGAGACGTTGCGACGTCGCTCTCGATACCTAGCAAAAAAAAGGGTTCTGTTGATGTTGTCAAATTTTGTAATCATGTGCAAAGAATTTGGAGGGACATCGTGAGCTAAAGCTCGTATGCTGCATGAGCGTGACTGAAATTGTTCATCAGGACGCTTTTGATAAAGATATGAACCCACAAGTTGCCCACCTCATGAATGCTTGCCCTCGTGATGATATTTTGGCTTTCTCTCCCCTCAGCGTAAGTTTATTCATACAAGTACTTTTTGAGCTCATAATGGTCTTCTATTGTAGTACTTTTCCAATCTTCGTCTCGCCTCCCCGTTCCTTTTgctcatcattcatcagcTTATTTGCGAGCAATTGGAGTTTTGTAAAACGCTTTCTTCCGCCTACATTGCGGCCAGCCACGACCATCTGGACTACAACAAAGCTTCGAGTGACACATCAAGAGATGAGGTAAACAGCGGCTGGACCAAGGCGCAAAGTCATGAACAGATGTTGCAAGATTTGAGCTCGCAGAGTATAGATTTCATGCTAAAGACTTGTAGAGCGCAAGTGGGAATGTTCAAGGTATGTCATTCTCGCTCTTTTCGAAAGCATCTTCTCACACACTCATTAGGCTTTGATGCCTACCGGGACCATTCAAAGTAAGTTTTCAGACAGGCGTGTGCAGCTGTTGAACTCTAAATGTCAACTTTGCAGCCTCCATGCTACTCCTACGTGAGCTCATTGCGGCCGCACAATTCTTAGCGGAAGTGCCGACCAACGAACAAGGCTATCCAGATGATACTGTATGTGTGCTTGGCGTTCATACAATCAATCTGAACAATGCGGCTGATCATAAATTAGCCGGGAGGATATGACTGGACGTGGGAGAAAAAACAGGAGGAAGTGAATTGTTGCGTAGAAGCACTTTATCAAGTTGTGAGTGATCATGTATATAATATATGATTGAAGTCAATAGCTGATCCACGCATTACCATAGGGATGGGGTGAGCGTCCATTGAACTGATGAGCCCCCATAGTAAGAGCTAACCTGTGTTTTTATATATAGCTTGGGCAGATGTTGCAAGCGCACTGGATAATATCATGGTCACTATGGAACGCCTTACACCTCATCCCGCCGAGTTGTCAGCCTACAAAGAGCGCGTAACGTCTAGACCTCCTTCTCAGACCCCACAGATGACTGAAgtggcgaggaagagagagaaagagaagagggatgatgaagcagcGTTAAAAGCTGTCTTGTCACATTGGCCTCCTCTGTAAGCAAGATTGTAGTAAATTTGACCAAGTAGTGTAGAAATTGACACAACAGCCCAGATCTGTCCCCGAACTTATCGAGAACGCCATAGAAACTGGAGGATTAGATCTCCTAAATGACCAGTCGGTTTTGCGACTTAACTTTTTCCCAAACAGCTTggttgatgagattgagagtCTCGGAAGTGGCAGGTCCCAACATAGCGCTTCTTCGACCTTTACAAGCCCTGAGGAAGAAACACCAAAAAGTGTATCAAGTGTACAAAGCGGTTTTGGTCCAGATAGAGAACGAAAATCAGGGTGCACCCACTTGTCGTCGGCCGATCCTTCGACAGCAAAGGCTCTCGATGACCTTGTTCCGCACATGTGCTATCAAGAACTCTCTGACTTCGATAGCAGTGGGCAACCACCTATCTATGAGGACGCATGCTTTGTTCGCACCTGGCTCAGTAATGGTAAACCcgaagatgagaaatgcAATGGGCAATCTTCAAAGCCCACTCGTGAAAGTAATATAAGAGGAGTAGGGTATCAGGGTATTGAACCAAGGACGCCATTGATGGGTATAATGACGCCCGTCAATCACGTGGAAAGTAAAACGGACTCTGTCATTCCCGAGATATCAATAGGAGGCCAAACTGAGAATTCATCAGGGGAGAGTTTTACTTCGAAGGATGCAGACGAAGCACAGGATCAGCTGCAGAAGTTCTTCGATGAATGGGGTAAGGACATGGGGCTATAAATTACCAGCGGGTGCGTTATAAAGGAAGATAGAGATAATTAATTCTGGGACCTTGCTGGAGAATAATCGCTTATTGCAGAAACCTGACAGACCCAGGTAATAAGTGTTGTATCATTATGTGTAACACGAGTATATATACGCTATTTTATCGATTCAAACAAGAAAGTCGTATGCATATAATCTCTGGCTTCAGTAAAAATTCGGTATATAACTGGTTTCTCAcaaagaatgatgatgtcttTAGGACAAAATCGACTCCATGAAGATAGGATAATCAAACCTTCTTGTCGTCATCCGTTTCACTGACAGCCTCACTAATGGAAGCATTCCGATTCAACTTAGCCATCCTTTCAACATCtgtttctccatcttcatcacatccaagaagatcgagaggaaggaattTGTAAAGAGGCTGGGCTGCCCATAAAGCGATTATAACCATAATAGGGAGATATTCGGAGATGCCGAAAAAGACTTACATGCGTGGCGGCATACGCGTAAGCACCTGCGTGGAAGAAACATGTCAGATGGAAAGACTAGGTGTAGACGTTGAACGAAAGCCAAATCAACTCACCTTGGGCACCCTCGACAATCCTCATGATAAGCTGCACAAAGAACAACCCAACAGTAATAAAAATTTGAATTAAAGCGGGATGGATCGAGGGGTACTGAGTCAGATCTCTGCTGGCAATTGTGGCAGCTTTGAGGATACGGTCTGCGCGACGGCagatggcgaagatgaagatggataCAATGAGAAGGGTAATAGCTTGAAGAACATTTCCTGCGAGGAAAATAAGAGTAGACAGCTACACAATAATATAAATTGTCAACCAATGTGGGACAGATAAGAATATCTTGATAGGATCACTTACACCAACATTGAACATTGCAGATCCACCAGTGTAATCAGCCCCTTGGGCAGCGGCGTAAAAGTATTGACCAGCAATTTACATGAGGTTCCAGACAACGTCGAGGATGATAAATACTATCGCTCATCAGTATCTCAGGCCACAGCTCGTAATGACAGATCGATATGACTCACAAGTTAACATAGTCCTTGGCCTCATCGGGGACATGTGTCTCCCCTCTGGTGTATATTTAATGACACCTTGAATGGACTTGTACATGGCAGCAGTGATGAGAATGGTAGCGATCTGAATAAGAAAGATcccgaggaggaaagacATAACGTGCGGAGTAGTTGATGTAtgtcgaggaagaagcttaAACGAAGGGGAGATGACTCACTCCAAAAGGCTTACGATGAGTGTAGAGCCTCGCTCCATACCCAAGCTCTTCAATAATAgcagaaaagagaaggagaccaTGACTATATCCAGAAGTTATCAGTAAGAAGTTATCAGTACCACATTGTATCAGGTGACAGTGAAAAAAGACATCCACACACTTCTGGTTCCCCTGACCTTGACAAAGTACCAAAGCTGAGGACTAGCCACAGCGATAAAGGTAATGGCACCAATGATACCCAGTGCTAGAGAAGGAGCCTAACCATAGTTCCAGAAGGCGGCATTGCCGGAATCTGGAGGGTTAACGATAGGTCCGGTGCATCCCATGGTTGCTTGTAAAAACTTCAGTTAGTGGGTGGGTAAGTAAGAGGTCGTAATAGGATGGAGGCCCACATTATATCTTTACCGTGATATAGAAGGTCTCGGGGGATTATCTTAATTGGGCTGCAGTCGTTATAGAGGATCGTGGATCCTCTCGTCTTAAGGTAGGAAAAAATCGTTAGAAGAGCTGTGGTCGAGCGGCCTTCACACGTTATCCAAGAGATCAAAGCCGACCCGCATCAGCAACGGAAGCAAGCCAAGGAACTGTGAAAGGAAGGGTGTAGCGGGTGTTACTGTTTCATGTTTTGGCGTATTGAGCAAGTCAGATGCAGCGGATTTGTTGATGCTCAAGTGGGAACAATATCACCATTTCACGGAGAGTCCGAGACCGAACAAACACAAAGCCATATCACCAGAGCTCATTATTTCTCTCCTCGAAATCACACCTTCCCTCTTGTTAAAACTTGAACCTGCCTGAATCTGAATCGGATGTTCCGTATTAACGACCGAGCAACGGTGAAGAATCTACCATATACATGTCGAGGCGAATCTATCTAAGTAAATGCTAATACAAAAAAAGCATCACTACGCAAATCGACAGCACTGAACTACTCCCGCCCCTTGCAGCTCCTCGTCCCTTCAGCACTCTCTCTACACTCCCTGAAAACCCTCTTTAGGAAACACGCTATCGGTACAGCTTCGTTCCCCACTCACGTGATCACGGCTCAAACCTTTCGGGAGCGGGTGAAAACTACGGAGAAAAGGGGTCAGTAAACTGTGGTAATAATGGTCCCCTTAATTTGGACAatcgaggatgaagattgaaGCACCAAAGAAAGTCGAAATTGGCCGGTTTGATCGTAGAACGAATGTCGTGGACGATAGTCGACAGCCGTATACACGTCGATGTGATGTGTACGTAGGAAAATTGTCTGTTATTtgtttcttcctcaagcaATAATACCCTTCTCAACGTTCAACCACTCCATCCCcttcagctcttcttctctgtcatctgtcttctcctccttctgcccTCCCTCAAGATCCTCAatcaacatcttcatcgcctcATCCCAACTCTCCACCGCTGCCTGcatttcctctcttccaaacATCCCTTCCCCGCCGTGTTCAGAGTCTGGCTGGATAGCGGAGAATGAGATATCCAGCCCTTGTGTCTCGCCAATGCGATGATTAACCTCGCCACCTGCGCCATTCGCTTCTCGTCCTtcgccaacgccaacgccaaAGAGTGCATCGAATAATTCTCCCTCGCCCGCTGCAGGGCCACATCAAGCCTCCCTTTGATAAGAGGTGCTGAAGTAGTCGCCACTACTGCTGAGTGGCAAGCGACGGAGTCCGATACATTTTGGGAAGACGCCAGTTCCGGTTGAGAGGTCTGGGCAAGGTGTGTGAGCTGAGAAGTCGAGGTGGTCGAGACGATAGAGTTACGGGCAGGAAGACCAGGTGAaagggtggaagaaagaccGGCAGGCAAGATAGATGTCGCCGAGAGCGTTGACGACCAGTCAAGAGATGATTGCGAAGGTAATGACGCATATTGGTTGACTGGCGTTCGTTGGGATGTAGAGGAGACAGGCGGGCTGAAGTTGGCGATGGCCACGACCTGCTTAACGAGGTTCTCCAGCAACGTTACTCTCTGTCTCAGGTTCGCATTCTCCGTTTTGATAGCCATTAAATCGTCATTCGAGGTCAACACTACCGCAGGCGATGCGAGCGTCAGAGGTGAAGGCTCGATTATGGGTTTGACGTCTACATCTACGCTCGATGGAGGGGGCGCAACGTTCGACAAACTAACACCACTGCTAACGATTTCTGATGGGATACCAAGATCGTTGGCGAAGGACAACACATCGTGCTCTGTGGAAGCTTCCCGCGTATGAGGCTGTGTGGTGGGTTCGGGCGTAGCCGCAGTCGGAACCGGATCCGTCGACGTTGGTGGCTCTCCTTTCAGAGAGCGATTTTCTGCCTCCAACTCGACTACGCGCTTCTCTAGCCATGCAACATGGGCTTTGCGGGCGTTACGCGACCTTTGAGCTGACTCGCGATTACGGATGGTCTACATTACAAGAGTTAGAATGCGCCCCACCAATTgacaaaggaaggaaactCACTCTGGCTTCTTTGCGGGCCAGCTTTGCACGGGCCTCTTCATCtagctcttcatcacttGCTgcttcgtcctcatccCTGGGTGATGAACTGGATTGACGAGGACGCTTGACAGGttgtgatgatgaaggagaagaggccgGTCGTTTGGAAGTAGAAGGAATAggagagagtgaagaaggggaagcgACAACGGTAGCCATtgtgaaggaggaaataAGTGTGCTGACGTGGCAGGATACTAATGTTAcaacaagagaaagaaaggagacgggaaaagaaggcttGTACGTATAAAGAATGTGGAAGTCAGGTGGCAAACCTAAGATTGATGCGCTGGCACAGCAAAGAGCTCCTTGTCGACGTGGAAGCCCGCGGAATCAAATCGAACGATCATGTTCAGACTGAGATCGGGAcaggtgaaggaaaggcGTCCTTTTACCGAAATCCGGGAAGGTCTCCTTCCCacctttcccatttccctctGGGCCCCTGGTGCATACTTTTCAACGGTCGTTTTTCCGCTTGCAATAAATAATTAATAATAAATATGCACCTAATACATAATTTTCATCTTGAAACTTTCCAATAATTACGTATCAGATATTAATTTCTCACCCACTCCTCCCAGTACCCAAATTCCAATAATTAACCGAACCATGCAAGCAGCATTGCCGATGATTCAACCGATAACTTAGTCAAATGTGTTGTatatatgatgatgattaGTTGGGAAATATGATGGTAACCTCGTCTCCTTCGGTGTCAAAATTGATGCTAGATGAGCAGTCAGCTCTTGTACGTAAGAGAAAGCCTATATTCTTACTCTGAAAGATCCTCAACGATCAAATGCGCACCTAACCCCTCCAAAGCTGACCTCTTGTGGCTGGTGCAAACAGCAATTACTCGCGCACCACTCGCAACTCCGGCCTTCACTCCTGACGGTGCATCCTCAAAAACGATGCAGTCTGTTGGCTTCAGTCCGAGGGCCGCAGCGCCCATGATGTATGGCTCGGGATGAGGCTTGCCTTGGGAAACCTCGTCTGCGGTGATAAGATGAGAAGTCttggggagagaggaagtggTGATGGCATTGGTGGCATACGCATTGGTCGCTAAGATTCGTGATCGATCAGCGGTTTGTTGGGACGGACAAAGCCGATAAACAAATTTACCAGAAGTGACAATAGCCCATTTTATAGCATCCTTAGTGTCGGTATTGAGGGCTAGGAGGAGCTTCTCAACCCCGGGGAGTAAAGTAATTCCACCCTTGCCAGTCGAAGCAAGCCGCTGGGCCTCTTTGAGGACGTCAGCCTCAAACTTCTCGGTGGCTGCCTGATACGTGACACCATCCCATCAGCAGTCTTGATGACGGCGGTCAGACCCACAGCCACCAGTAGGATACTTACCTCAAGTTCTATCGGGTCAGTGATGTTGAGCCAGTGCCGCAGCAGCTCCCTGGTCCTGATACCATGAGAACCTGTCAGGGAATGGATTAGCTCGTCATGCGGACCACGACGAATGCTCAACCATCAATGGTTCAGGGTAGACGGTAAGCAACACGTACTCTTGAACACCTCTGTAAGGTCAACGGGATACACTTCCGCCCACTTATGCCATACAGACTCGCAAATGGTGGTCGAGCCTGAGGATGCAAGGTCAGATATCTGGAAAGCCCATGAGCTATTGCAAGTAAACTGTTTACTGATCAAAGTGCCATCGAGATCGAAGAGGATACCTCGTGCCTTAATGGTTGTTGGGGGCATGTTATGTAGTAGAGACGAATAAGGGATAGGAGATGGGCGATTAATTTGTTATGCTATTTTATTTtgggttggaagagggcACCTCGAGGAGCTGGGTTGGTTTTGAAAGGTTAGTTGTCATGTCAGTCCTCTCAAAATTCGTTTAATCTCCGCCATCCATAAAAAACATTCGGATTCCTTTCGGCTCTGTTCTTAAAGGAGGGGGTGTTGAAAACCACAAAGTACATCTTGCCTTGGTTAATACGGTTTCAAAGCTTGTCGTTCACTCAGGAACCGCAATTCGTCTTCTGCTAGCACCTCGTCCTCCGGCAGCACAATCGCACGTCcactcccttcctcttcttcagccatCCAGAACAACTCGAAGGATATTCGCAGCCGAAGACCACGCTCGACCATGAGTTCTGCCCATTCTTTCAGCTCACGCGTCGAAAAGTGGGGTCTGAGCGGTAGGGAAAATGGCAAAAGATACAGCGCTGCAGTAACCAGTCAGCGCTCGTGCACATATTTTTGATGTTGGATAGCGTATTAATGGAGTTCATGATGGAGCGGGTTATCGGCTATATGATGGTTTGTTTATGTACAAGGATGACAGCAACCTACCTTTACATCCACCCAGCGTAGACACTGCACGGTAGCAGAGCTGCTTGGCTGTCTGATGCCGCCCCATAAGCGCTTCAAATTCGATGTAGAGCATCCAGAGCGCGGCGGAGTATCTTCCACTGTGAAAGTTTAGTACGAAAAATTTAATGATGAAAGATTATCCATCAGCGACGCTCAGACACTAATGGAGAGTTCGTCGGCATAAACTTACCCTGGAGAGTTGATGCCTTTATCCAGCGCCATTCTTACCCTCTCAGCTCCTCCGCCGCCATCATCCCAGAATGTCCTATGTGCTGAAATAGCCTCAGCCCACACCGCCCAAAGATGACCTATGACGCCCTTCATCACCCCTCCATCTTTGTGTTCACTGGTGATTTCGGCAATTAGTCGCTGTACTCT
This genomic window from Cryptococcus deuterogattii R265 chromosome 12, complete sequence contains:
- a CDS encoding glycerol-1-phosphatase codes for the protein MPPTTIKARGILFDLDGTLISKQFTCNSSWAFQISDLASSGSTTICESVWHKWAEVYPVDLTEVFKSSHGIRTRELLRHWLNITDPIELEAATEKFEADVLKEAQRLASTGKGGITLLPGVEKLLLALNTDTKDAIKWAIVTSATNAYATNAITTSSLPKTSHLITADEVSQGKPHPEPYIMGAAALGLKPTDCIVFEDAPSGVKAGVASGARVIAVCTSHKRSALEGLGAHLIVEDLSDINFDTEGDEVTIIFPN